A DNA window from Marinitoga sp. 38H-ov contains the following coding sequences:
- a CDS encoding PQQ-binding-like beta-propeller repeat protein produces MKKYLVLLTILSIIFIMSSCLTKDANFKSDKIEKTSFSTEEYLNITDTGEVILKKDLKGLELQILNADDYTIPNGILSVNTQNSLMIAKIGEPFKKGDKILVLNKKADIKILSVAPIEVEKTKISSDSISDGISIIDEEMNKDGYGEVTIYAKNVMDVTNINLVISYDKDLVEIDQYRGENGVYSFPVINGNSIIMVPIINSEDGEIEINLSTVENEKINLEDNEIFKIYFKAKKDENGKGKIGISKIQFANDPNSGEERSIVISSSGNVDFHDGELKLREPKLLGDFNNDNIVDISDVKAFANYSNTKEGNSSYDEAYDIAPAYNMYKKEGWENIYDTSFSDGSIDINDFSIIAANFDKSKPNNFPLDPIAVNPKNGEESNIQPILKWYSEDPDGDLLTYDIYFGESQDNLSLLATNISFSSDIIPNYDITKKFNKLEVSTDLLTKTYYWKVVVKDTSNATSESVFSFYTEKESNLKPSATTIENQEVFETETLIIDLTKYFADEEGDEITYSRSEESELKSDDGLEISSEGTLTFTPDYDMVTTGNSVMKKVVIKAWDSQHVNDPTKVEFYITIKNKNRLPQFTETLFSPASINNNGSSIDTENIQFNWSATDPDGESIKYYFYLGKTTNYELIKGEEKTPPYTYNLTTLEEGTTYYWKVVAKDSSDGEISSDLLTFTTRGYKNGGQKYVKDVENPIRTGVVISPENVIHFGSNDENFGKLYSILPTGQEKRSPFLVDSPITTTPAVDNDGNVYFGTLEGKLYSVNVNNTSNWEYIIGVPLYSSPAIGVDAIYIGATDGYFYSIDKDSGNLNWKYQVSEKIKASPVLDNSGNIYFGAYNGIVYSLDKNGNERFSVTLNVQNVEEVVAAGAIDNTNKKLYIGTLAGKIYAIDIDTTSANYGKVVSSNDLGAAIKYSPVVGDSIYVITQDGKVHALKSDLSKETGKLSNGEYDAKIEPAGPISLGTDGTNNILYIPLSNGKIYSIKDNGTSRWVFGDAKKSISGNIAIGKDGNIYAGSLDNKFYIIYDSQNEGIAKTEWPVFKRNSAATGGNRPPKKPYNLSPKNKSGKVDPATDYTISWKSKEYDGDSISYDVYFGENTNSLLLKSPDQNSESYKILESDLKYGYIYYWKIVAKDDNGAEISSDIYSFITKTPFVLGKPGSGSESKLVVGDISEKESPVQITSNNINDNDGVANNSEVNDIKIYGNYVYVAAGPDGFEIVDLSDPTLPTHDNEIHDDGVNSFNIKYIDVIDTDNDNDADLAILLDNTLGLITVTLTDGTIPVYYANDNTGLSDIRGSVYYNGNVYVIDGNNGLVVFGVDNSGNITHKKTYNYSGDSDFIPTAYNPKDIAVSGDYAYIADGENGLVVIDISTPDNPDVVDMYDYSNDDSDSDGVEDAIANTIFIYNGNAYIGYLDNDADDGINVNYVISIDLSDPETLDSYNDMNSISKIDLEAGTAEDIFVDDDYVYVAAGTGGLRIISLTKEAEIGYKNTEDMDNVKRIGGIWKE; encoded by the coding sequence ATGAAAAAATATTTGGTATTATTAACAATCTTATCTATTATCTTTATTATGTCTAGCTGTCTTACAAAAGATGCAAATTTTAAATCGGATAAGATAGAAAAAACGTCGTTTAGCACTGAAGAGTATTTAAATATAACAGATACTGGAGAAGTTATATTAAAGAAGGATTTAAAAGGGCTAGAGCTACAAATTTTAAATGCAGATGATTATACTATTCCAAATGGGATTTTAAGTGTAAATACACAGAATAGTTTGATGATTGCAAAAATTGGAGAACCCTTTAAAAAAGGGGATAAAATATTAGTTTTGAATAAAAAAGCTGATATTAAAATCCTTTCTGTTGCTCCAATAGAAGTAGAAAAAACAAAAATAAGTTCAGATTCAATTAGTGACGGTATTTCAATTATAGATGAAGAAATGAATAAAGATGGATATGGTGAAGTAACAATATATGCAAAGAATGTAATGGATGTAACAAATATAAATCTTGTAATATCATATGATAAAGATTTAGTAGAGATTGATCAATATAGGGGTGAAAATGGAGTTTATTCTTTTCCGGTAATAAATGGGAATAGTATAATTATGGTTCCAATAATAAATTCAGAAGATGGGGAAATAGAAATAAATTTATCTACAGTAGAAAATGAGAAAATAAACCTTGAAGATAATGAAATATTTAAAATCTATTTCAAAGCAAAAAAGGATGAGAATGGGAAAGGAAAAATAGGTATTAGCAAAATTCAATTCGCTAATGATCCAAACTCAGGTGAAGAAAGAAGTATAGTTATCTCTTCATCCGGTAATGTTGATTTTCATGATGGTGAATTAAAATTAAGAGAACCAAAATTATTAGGAGATTTTAATAATGATAATATAGTTGATATAAGTGATGTAAAAGCATTTGCAAATTATAGTAATACAAAGGAAGGAAATTCATCATATGATGAAGCTTACGATATAGCTCCAGCATATAATATGTATAAAAAAGAAGGTTGGGAAAATATATATGATACATCATTTTCAGATGGATCAATTGATATAAACGATTTTTCTATTATAGCAGCTAATTTTGATAAAAGTAAACCTAATAATTTTCCATTAGATCCAATTGCTGTAAATCCTAAAAATGGCGAAGAATCTAATATTCAACCAATATTAAAATGGTATTCAGAGGATCCAGATGGAGATTTATTAACATATGATATTTATTTTGGTGAATCACAAGATAATCTATCTTTACTTGCTACGAATATATCTTTTTCATCAGATATAATTCCAAATTATGATATTACAAAGAAATTTAACAAACTTGAAGTTTCAACTGATTTATTGACAAAAACATATTATTGGAAGGTTGTAGTAAAAGATACATCAAATGCAACAAGTGAATCTGTTTTTTCATTTTATACAGAAAAAGAATCTAATTTAAAGCCATCTGCTACAACTATAGAAAATCAAGAGGTATTTGAAACAGAAACATTGATTATTGATTTGACAAAATATTTTGCAGATGAAGAAGGAGATGAAATAACTTATTCAAGAAGTGAAGAAAGTGAATTGAAATCAGATGATGGTTTAGAAATTTCTTCAGAAGGAACATTAACCTTTACTCCCGATTATGATATGGTTACAACTGGAAATTCAGTAATGAAAAAAGTTGTTATAAAAGCTTGGGATAGTCAACATGTTAATGATCCAACAAAAGTTGAATTTTATATAACAATAAAAAATAAAAATAGATTGCCTCAATTTACAGAGACATTATTCTCACCAGCATCAATAAATAATAATGGAAGTTCCATAGATACAGAGAATATTCAATTTAATTGGAGTGCAACAGATCCAGATGGGGAAAGTATAAAATATTACTTTTATTTAGGAAAAACAACTAATTATGAATTAATAAAAGGAGAGGAGAAAACACCTCCATATACATACAATTTAACAACGTTGGAAGAAGGAACAACGTATTATTGGAAGGTGGTTGCAAAAGATTCAAGTGATGGAGAAATATCTAGCGATTTATTAACATTTACAACAAGAGGATATAAAAATGGTGGTCAAAAGTATGTAAAAGATGTTGAAAATCCTATTAGAACAGGTGTTGTCATTTCTCCAGAAAATGTAATACATTTTGGTTCAAATGATGAAAATTTTGGAAAATTGTATTCAATATTGCCAACAGGTCAAGAAAAAAGAAGTCCGTTTTTAGTTGATAGTCCAATTACAACTACACCAGCAGTAGATAATGATGGTAATGTATACTTTGGCACTTTAGAAGGAAAATTATATTCTGTAAATGTTAATAATACATCAAATTGGGAATATATAATAGGAGTTCCATTATATTCTTCTCCTGCAATTGGTGTTGATGCAATTTATATTGGAGCAACAGATGGATACTTTTATTCAATAGATAAAGATAGTGGAAATTTAAATTGGAAATATCAAGTATCTGAAAAAATAAAAGCAAGTCCTGTACTCGATAATTCTGGAAATATATATTTTGGTGCTTATAATGGAATTGTATATTCTTTAGACAAAAACGGTAATGAAAGATTTTCTGTAACATTAAATGTTCAAAATGTAGAAGAAGTTGTTGCTGCAGGAGCAATTGATAATACAAATAAAAAATTATATATTGGAACATTGGCTGGAAAGATATATGCTATAGATATAGATACTACAAGTGCAAATTATGGTAAGGTTGTATCAAGTAATGATTTAGGTGCTGCTATAAAATACTCGCCAGTTGTGGGTGATTCAATTTATGTTATTACACAAGATGGAAAAGTACATGCCTTGAAATCAGATTTAAGCAAAGAAACAGGGAAATTATCAAATGGAGAATATGATGCAAAAATAGAACCAGCTGGTCCAATTTCTCTAGGTACAGATGGAACAAATAATATATTGTATATTCCTTTATCTAATGGTAAGATATACTCTATAAAAGATAATGGAACATCTAGATGGGTATTTGGTGATGCTAAAAAATCAATAAGCGGAAATATTGCAATAGGAAAAGATGGTAATATTTATGCAGGGTCTTTAGATAACAAATTTTATATTATATATGATTCTCAAAATGAAGGTATAGCTAAAACAGAGTGGCCAGTATTTAAAAGAAACAGTGCGGCGACAGGTGGTAATAGACCTCCTAAAAAACCATATAATTTATCTCCTAAAAATAAATCTGGAAAAGTAGATCCAGCAACTGATTATACAATAAGTTGGAAGTCTAAAGAATATGATGGCGATTCAATTTCTTACGATGTATATTTTGGCGAAAATACTAATTCATTGTTATTAAAATCGCCTGATCAAAATAGTGAGTCATATAAAATACTTGAATCAGATTTGAAATATGGATATATATATTATTGGAAAATTGTAGCTAAAGATGATAATGGTGCAGAAATTTCAAGTGACATATATTCATTTATCACTAAAACTCCATTTGTTTTAGGAAAACCTGGATCAGGATCTGAATCAAAACTTGTAGTGGGTGATATAAGCGAAAAAGAATCACCTGTCCAAATTACTTCAAATAATATAAACGATAATGATGGAGTTGCAAATAATTCAGAAGTAAATGATATAAAAATATATGGGAATTATGTTTATGTTGCAGCAGGACCGGATGGGTTTGAAATAGTTGATTTATCTGATCCAACATTACCTACTCATGATAATGAAATTCATGATGATGGAGTTAATAGCTTTAATATAAAATATATAGATGTTATTGATACAGATAATGATAATGATGCAGATCTTGCTATATTATTAGATAATACATTAGGATTAATCACTGTTACATTAACCGATGGAACAATTCCTGTTTATTATGCTAATGATAATACTGGATTAAGCGATATTAGAGGTTCAGTTTATTATAATGGTAATGTATATGTAATAGATGGAAATAATGGATTGGTTGTTTTTGGGGTAGATAATTCTGGAAATATAACACATAAGAAGACATATAATTATTCAGGCGATTCAGATTTTATTCCAACTGCATATAATCCAAAGGATATTGCGGTTTCTGGAGATTATGCATATATAGCAGATGGAGAAAACGGTCTTGTTGTAATAGATATATCTACGCCAGATAATCCAGATGTAGTAGATATGTATGATTATAGTAATGATGATAGCGATTCTGATGGTGTTGAAGATGCAATAGCAAATACAATATTTATATATAACGGGAATGCTTATATTGGATATTTAGATAATGATGCAGATGATGGAATAAATGTGAATTATGTGATTTCAATAGACTTATCTGATCCTGAAACTCTTGATTCATATAATGATATGAATTCTATTTCAAAAATCGATTTAGAAGCAGGAACTGCCGAAGATATATTTGTAGATGATGATTATGTTTATGTAGCAGCAGGTACAGGAGGATTAAGGATAATATCTTTAACCAAAGAAGCAGAAATTGGATATAAGAATACAGAAGATATGGATAATGTCAAGAGAATAGGTGGTATATGGAAAGAATAA